From a region of the Acidimicrobiales bacterium genome:
- a CDS encoding fatty acid desaturase — protein MTVTKQISWWTSAPFLVCHLVPLLAVVTGVHTRDLVLAGVLYVGRVFFITAGYHRYFSHRAYRVGRVTQFVLAFGGLTAVQKGPLWWAGWHRQHHRHADTDRDPHSPRQGFWWSHVGWIVSGRYSATNLDAVGDLARFPELRFLDRHDWIGPWSLAVSCYLIGGWSGLVVGFFGSTVLVWHATFSVNSFTHLFGRRRYETRDTSRNLAPVALLTLGEGWHNNHHHHPTSARQGVPWWEIDVTWTVLRLLAGLGIVHDLRRPSPAALESRRRRPDASRPLERV, from the coding sequence GTGACCGTGACGAAACAGATCAGCTGGTGGACGTCGGCGCCGTTCCTCGTGTGCCATCTCGTCCCGCTGCTCGCCGTCGTGACCGGGGTGCACACCCGTGACCTCGTCCTCGCCGGGGTGCTCTACGTCGGCCGGGTCTTCTTCATCACCGCCGGCTACCACCGCTACTTCTCGCACCGGGCCTACAGGGTCGGGCGGGTCACCCAGTTCGTCCTGGCCTTCGGCGGGCTGACGGCGGTGCAGAAGGGCCCGTTGTGGTGGGCCGGCTGGCATCGCCAGCACCACCGCCACGCCGACACCGACCGCGACCCCCACTCACCCCGGCAGGGCTTCTGGTGGAGCCACGTCGGCTGGATCGTCTCCGGGCGGTACAGCGCCACCAACCTCGACGCCGTCGGCGACCTCGCCCGCTTCCCCGAGCTGCGGTTCCTCGACCGCCACGACTGGATCGGCCCGTGGTCCCTCGCCGTGTCCTGCTACCTGATCGGTGGGTGGAGCGGCCTCGTGGTCGGGTTCTTCGGCTCGACGGTGCTGGTCTGGCACGCCACCTTCTCGGTGAACTCGTTCACCCACCTCTTCGGCCGGCGCCGCTACGAGACCCGCGACACCAGCCGCAACCTGGCCCCGGTCGCCCTGTTGACCCTCGGCGAGGGCTGGCACAACAACCACCATCACCACCCGACCTCCGCCCGCCAGGGCGTGCCGTGGTGGGAGATCGACGTGACGTGGACCGTGCTGCGCCTCCTGGCCGGCCTCGGCATCGTGCACGACCTACGACGACCGTCCCCGGCGGCGCTGGAGAGCCGCCGACGCCGCCCGGATGCCAGCAGACCCCTCGAGCGGGTATAG
- a CDS encoding ferredoxin family protein codes for MSHRPEREELTLAGLAIITEACIDVKDRACVDVCPVQCIYEFDPEKNLLFSEDEAGSGEVETTHAPNPDSIAIFGDSLLYVNLEECTSCTACYQPDVCPVGAIYSEEHLPDGSPRTAKYNAEDPNVGHDHTFFVQLSRDVFAD; via the coding sequence GTGTCCCATCGTCCCGAACGTGAGGAGCTGACGTTGGCCGGTCTCGCCATCATCACCGAAGCCTGCATCGACGTGAAGGATCGTGCCTGCGTCGACGTGTGCCCGGTCCAGTGCATCTACGAGTTCGACCCGGAGAAGAACCTCCTCTTCTCCGAAGACGAAGCCGGCAGCGGGGAGGTCGAGACGACGCACGCGCCCAACCCGGACTCGATCGCGATCTTCGGCGACAGCCTGCTGTACGTGAACCTCGAGGAGTGCACGTCGTGCACCGCGTGCTACCAGCCCGACGTCTGTCCCGTCGGCGCGATCTACTCCGAGGAGCACCTTCCCGACGGCTCGCCGAGGACGGCGAAGTACAACGCCGAGGACCCCAACGTGGGTCACGACCACACGTTCTTCGTCCAGCTCAGCCGCGACGTCTTCGCCGACTAG
- a CDS encoding VWA domain-containing protein yields MIVDVLAPFVHELRTAGVPVGVTEHVDAARAVTAVSFADRALVKQALGATLAKTRGDWVTFETVFDAYFSVAGAGADDGPEADAAFARRLEHTVALGDDRQLRLVAREAVRRFAALGTPPGGVHYHLFRTARRLGLTTLPERALAVAEGSGAALTPLESRLARRTVVHRVDVLRDEIEDEIRRRGVLSARASAERPPTGVLPTDLDFRRASADELEQIRAAIQPLARRLAARLATTRRTRRGRLDLRQTIRRSLGLGGVPLDPVVRHRRRSLPELMVLADVSRSVAAFSGFTLQLVQALSSQFGRVRSFAFVDGIEEVTDLVRDRAGMAEVLRDRFDGHSDYGAALQELWQGWGPEVTHRTTLLILGDARNNQHASRSWVLGELRRRARRVYWLNPEPTSSWDTGDSLMSEYATFTTEAVECRNLAQLERFVERCC; encoded by the coding sequence GTGATCGTCGACGTCCTCGCGCCGTTCGTCCACGAGCTGCGCACGGCGGGCGTGCCGGTGGGCGTGACCGAGCACGTCGACGCGGCGCGGGCGGTCACCGCCGTGTCGTTCGCCGACCGGGCGCTCGTCAAGCAGGCGCTGGGGGCGACTCTGGCCAAGACCCGGGGCGACTGGGTGACGTTCGAGACGGTGTTCGACGCCTACTTCTCGGTCGCCGGCGCCGGCGCCGACGACGGGCCGGAAGCCGACGCCGCCTTCGCCCGGCGGCTCGAGCACACGGTGGCGCTGGGCGACGACCGGCAGCTGCGGCTGGTCGCCCGGGAGGCGGTGCGCCGCTTCGCCGCCCTGGGCACGCCGCCCGGCGGGGTGCACTACCACCTGTTCCGGACGGCCCGGCGCCTGGGGCTGACCACCCTGCCGGAGCGGGCGCTGGCGGTGGCCGAGGGCTCGGGCGCGGCCCTCACGCCGTTGGAGTCACGCCTGGCCCGGCGGACCGTCGTCCATCGGGTCGACGTGCTGCGGGACGAGATCGAGGACGAGATCCGGCGGCGCGGCGTGCTGTCGGCCCGGGCCTCGGCCGAGCGGCCGCCCACCGGGGTGCTGCCGACGGACCTGGACTTCCGGCGGGCGTCGGCGGACGAGCTCGAGCAGATCCGGGCCGCCATCCAGCCGTTGGCCCGGCGCCTGGCGGCCCGGCTGGCCACCACCCGGCGGACCCGGCGGGGTCGGCTCGACCTCCGCCAGACGATCCGACGCTCGCTCGGCCTCGGCGGCGTGCCGCTCGACCCGGTGGTGCGGCACCGGCGCCGGTCGCTGCCGGAGCTGATGGTGCTGGCCGACGTGAGCCGCTCGGTGGCCGCCTTCAGCGGCTTCACCCTCCAGCTGGTGCAGGCCCTGAGCAGCCAGTTCGGGCGGGTCCGGTCGTTCGCCTTCGTCGACGGGATCGAGGAGGTGACCGACCTGGTGCGCGACCGCGCCGGGATGGCCGAGGTGCTGCGTGACCGGTTCGACGGCCACTCCGACTACGGCGCCGCGCTGCAGGAGCTGTGGCAGGGCTGGGGCCCGGAGGTCACCCACCGGACGACGCTGCTGATCCTGGGCGACGCCCGCAACAACCAGCACGCCTCCCGGTCGTGGGTGCTGGGCGAGCTGCGGCGCCGGGCCCGCCGGGTCTACTGGCTCAACCCGGAGCCCACGTCGTCGTGGGACACCGGCGACTCGCTGATGAGCGAGTACGCCACCTTCACCACCGAGGCCGTCGAGTGCCGCAACCTCGCCCAACTCGAACGCTTCGTCGAACGCTGCTGCTGA